From the genome of Flavobacterium luteolum, one region includes:
- a CDS encoding shikimate dehydrogenase family protein — protein sequence MVDILLRRRFGLLGRNISYSFSKGYFTEKFNNEVFAGNSYENFDISEINYFTELIKNNPDLKGLNVTIPYKEQVIPFLDKLSKKAALIGAVNTIKFTKNGKLKGYNTDYYGFKKSLKPLLEPHHKKALILGTGGASKGVAFALDELDIPYTFVSREAKENIIDYDLINATTFDNFQIIINCTPVGTSPNVDACPNLPYEFFTEKHIAYDLIYNPAETTFLRKAKEMGAVIKNGHDMLIFQAEKAWKIWNK from the coding sequence ATGGTTGATATTTTATTAAGAAGACGTTTTGGATTATTAGGACGCAACATAAGCTACTCTTTTTCAAAAGGTTATTTTACAGAGAAATTTAATAATGAAGTTTTTGCTGGCAACAGCTATGAGAATTTTGACATTTCTGAAATTAATTACTTCACAGAATTAATTAAAAACAATCCTGATTTAAAGGGATTAAATGTTACGATTCCGTACAAAGAACAAGTTATTCCTTTCTTAGATAAATTATCAAAAAAAGCCGCTCTAATTGGCGCTGTCAATACAATTAAATTTACTAAAAACGGCAAATTAAAGGGTTACAACACCGATTATTACGGATTTAAAAAGTCTTTAAAGCCATTATTAGAACCACATCATAAGAAAGCTCTTATCTTAGGTACAGGAGGCGCTTCTAAAGGCGTTGCTTTTGCTTTGGATGAATTAGACATTCCGTACACTTTTGTTTCTAGGGAAGCAAAAGAAAACATTATTGATTACGATTTGATTAATGCTACTACTTTTGATAATTTTCAAATTATAATTAATTGTACGCCAGTTGGAACAAGTCCAAATGTGGATGCTTGTCCAAATTTGCCTTATGAATTCTTTACAGAAAAACATATTGCATACGATTTAATCTACAATCCAGCAGAAACCACTTTCTTGCGAAAAGCAAAAGAAATGGGTGCCGTAATTAAAAACGGACACGATATGCTTATTTTTCAGGCAGAGAAAGCTTGGAAAATTTGGAACAAATAA
- a CDS encoding tetratricopeptide repeat protein — MQLSNEEEDYNLSLSKFESMLKTNKVLFFDSEEFEEIILHYLDIGKANLAKKALKLALDQHPKSTGLKLVQVEMLVYDDKLEIAEKLLNELYAIEPNNEEIYIQKANICSKRDQHEKAVELLKIALQYTDDYADVYNLIGMEYLFMDNLELAKENFIKCLEEDLEDQSALYNVVYCFEFLDQNQEAIVYLNEYINRNPYSEIAWHQLGRLHYGVKEYENAIRAFDYATLIDDEFLGAFMEKAKAYERLKKYNEAIESYNRTIELDDATSYALLRIGKCYEKLGNLAKAIQYYNQTVHEDPLLDKGWIAITDFHLRQKNYQKALFFVNKALAIDNQNRLYWKRYATINKQMNFFEEAEFGFRKAVEFGDYALDTWLYWVDILQFLGEFETAIQTLLQATEYFPEENEIEYRLAGLYFMIQDNTKAKFHLSNGLRLNFDNYILIEDLFPVVWTKKTVKNYIEKHRK; from the coding sequence TTGAAGAAATAATTCTTCATTACTTAGACATAGGCAAGGCTAATTTAGCAAAAAAGGCCTTAAAACTTGCATTAGACCAGCATCCAAAATCTACAGGCTTAAAATTAGTACAAGTAGAAATGCTAGTTTATGATGACAAACTCGAGATTGCTGAAAAGCTTTTGAATGAGTTATACGCAATTGAACCTAACAACGAGGAAATCTATATCCAGAAAGCCAATATCTGTTCAAAAAGAGATCAGCACGAAAAAGCAGTCGAACTGTTAAAAATCGCGCTTCAATACACTGATGATTACGCTGACGTGTACAATTTGATTGGAATGGAATATCTATTTATGGACAATCTCGAGCTGGCAAAGGAGAATTTTATCAAGTGTCTTGAAGAAGACTTAGAAGACCAATCTGCTCTTTATAACGTAGTCTATTGTTTTGAATTTTTAGATCAGAACCAAGAGGCTATTGTATATCTTAACGAATATATTAACAGAAATCCGTATAGCGAAATTGCGTGGCATCAGCTTGGACGTCTTCATTATGGCGTAAAAGAATATGAAAATGCTATTCGCGCATTTGACTACGCAACATTGATTGACGACGAATTTTTAGGAGCTTTCATGGAAAAAGCAAAAGCTTATGAACGCCTTAAAAAATACAATGAAGCAATTGAAAGCTATAACAGAACCATTGAATTGGACGATGCAACATCTTATGCATTGCTTCGAATTGGAAAATGTTATGAAAAACTTGGAAATTTAGCAAAAGCAATCCAATACTATAACCAAACTGTTCATGAAGATCCACTTTTAGATAAAGGCTGGATTGCGATAACAGATTTTCATCTTCGCCAGAAAAACTATCAGAAAGCATTGTTTTTTGTCAATAAAGCATTGGCAATCGACAATCAAAATCGTTTGTACTGGAAAAGATATGCAACAATCAATAAACAAATGAATTTCTTTGAAGAAGCCGAATTTGGTTTTAGAAAAGCAGTTGAATTTGGAGATTATGCATTAGATACTTGGTTATACTGGGTTGATATTCTTCAGTTTTTGGGAGAATTTGAAACTGCTATCCAGACTTTATTGCAGGCGACAGAATATTTTCCTGAAGAAAATGAAATCGAATACCGTTTAGCAGGATTGTATTTCATGATTCAGGACAATACAAAAGCTAAATTTCATTTAAGCAATGGTTTACGCCTAAATTTTGACAATTATATCTTGATCGAAGATTTGTTTCCTGTGGTTTGGACAAAAAAAACAGTAAAAAATTATATAGAAAAACATCGTAAATAA